The Cloeon dipterum chromosome 3, ieCloDipt1.1, whole genome shotgun sequence genome includes a region encoding these proteins:
- the LOC135940728 gene encoding uncharacterized protein LOC135940728 — MPVVNSSPLGTVTFGCAFDFDYRDMESKLLQTFIFILIANNDLLLIDGRPYSTPYNHNETNNGTEGDFYIPPYRSIFLTGNEHLYKSNYTIGGKELLKRPRRAYVSTCCGSTSCNSEYILSQRRQAKYDIVGFNQRNNKLYVRKRNRRPKTTPAFANTNNAGYTAVARIVNNGLSISCIGCPVGWQKELRVRDMVGSIPIACPDCPTNWMEYLPNSDEEVTETPPYDEYSEETPSTEESYPAITIDENGNPIEIVTEIVEVDETDPDTTSENELTTVEESTTVEETTGAKKKTVATTKKIVASNHTTTPSRKVASAVVTTVHQTAASTTKKATTTSKKPTTKTPARTTSRTTTTAKSAPITLPGGMTIPPGLNLPGGMTLPKGLNLPAGMTMPQNLPGGMTLPPGFKIPDKLPSNLGDLAALLG; from the exons ATGCCAGTAGTAAACAGTTCCCCATTGGGCACAGTAACATTTGGTTGTGCTTTTGATTTCGACTATCGTGACATGGAATCCAAGCTATTG CAAacgtttatatttattttgatcgcCAACAACGACCTACTGTTGATAGATGGAAGGCCATATTCCACGCCATACAACcataatgaaacaaataatggaACAGAGGGGGATTTCTATATTCCACCATAcagatcaatatttttgacagGAAATGAACATTTGTACAAGTCAAACTACACAATAGGTGGAAAAG aactGCTGAAACGACCGCGACGGGCATATGTGTCTACTTGTTGCGGCTCAACTTCATGCAATAGCGAATACATTTTGTCGCAAAGACGCCAAGCAAAGTACGACATTGTTGGCTTTAATCAGCGGAACAACAAGCTGTACGTAAGAAAACGTAATCGGCGGCCTAAAACAACACCAGCATTTGCAAATACCAATAACGCAGGCTATACGGCAGTTGCACGAATCGTGAACAACGGCCTCAGCATCTCTTGCATCGGCTGTCCTGTTGGTTGGCAGAAAGAACTACGGGTGAGGGACATGGTCGGCTCCATTCCCATCGCGTGTCCAGACTGTCCGACTAACTGGATGGAATATCTGCCAAACTCCGATGAGGAGGTAACCGAAACTCCACCATATGATGAATATAGTGAAGAAACCCCCTCGACTGAGGAGAGTTATCCTGCAATCACCATTGATGAGAATGGGAACCCAATAGAAATCGTCACAGAAATCGTGGAGGTGGATGAAACTGACCCAGACACTACTTCTGAAAATGAGTTAACAACAGTCGAAGAATCAACAACTGTAGAGGAAACAACAGGAgccaagaaaaaaacagtcgCCACTACTAAGAAAATCGTTGCGTCCAATCACACAACAACTCCTTCACGGAAGGTTGCGAGCGCAGTTGTAACTACAGTGCATCAAACAGCCGCCTCGACCACTAAAAAGGCCACTACTACCTCAAAGAAACCAACAACTAAGACGCCTGCAAGGACTACAAGTCGTACAACGACTACAGCTAAATCAGCTCCTATTACCCTTCCAGGCGGGATGACAATTCCACCTGGCCTAAATCTTCCTGGAGGAATGACCTTACCAAAAGGATTGAATCTTCCAGCAGGAATGACTATGCCTCAAAACCTTCCAGGTGGCATGACATTACCACCTGGATTTAAGATTCCAGACAAGCTACCGTCGAATTTAGGAGATCTTGCAGCCCTTCTTGGCTGA
- the LOC135939527 gene encoding uncharacterized protein LOC135939527, whose product MEIRCYITIGVILICSLQQTFMNPVDTIHLVDKRALARNSNQPRRNQKKCCGNQSSVGRKEINSRLESEQKKLEEKIVSEMQYIRPKKRLRARQGGNGGLSRLRAYGVFTDQGIHISCAGCPSGWPDMLTVYPEFEVGIPITCSNCPTNWPGALNLLGVGGDPSWAQSNDPPINGDRNSGNNFMTFDTGSNFGGGRDNAFPANEYGGDGGDNLYGNLDGVDPSDLGQNEGLPTSDMT is encoded by the exons atggaaatcaGATGTTATATTACTATTGGTGTGATACTAATCTGTAGCTTACAa CAAACTTTTATGAATCCTGTGGACACGATTCATCTAGTAGACAAAAGAGCACTAG caCGGAATTCAAACCAACCTCGGCGTAAtcaaaaaaaatgttgcggAAATCAAAGCTCAGTTGggagaaaggaaattaatagCCGTCTGGAAAGTGAACAAAAGaaattggaagaaaaaatagtGAGCGAGATGCAGTACATACGACCAAAAAAGCGTCTGCGGGCGAGACAAGGCGGAAACGGCGGACTGAGTCGGCTGCGCGCCTACGGCGTCTTCACCGATCAAGGAATCCACATTTCCTGTGCAGGGTGTCCATCAGGGTGGCCCGACATGCTGACCGTCTACCCTGAGTTCGAGGTCGGCATTCCGATTACCTGCTCCAATTGTCCGACCAACTGGCCCGGAGCTCTCAACTTGCTCGGGGTCGGAGGGGACCCATCGTGGGCCCAAAGCAATGATCCGCCGATCAACGGGGACAGGAATTCTGGCAACAATTTCATGACCTTCGACACGGGCAGCAATTTCGGTGGCGGGAGGGACAATGCTTTCCCAGCGAATGAATACGGTGGCGATGGAGGCGATAATTTATATGGTAATCTCGATGGAGTAGATCCTAGCGATTTAGGACAGAATGAAGGGCTACCAACATCGGACATGACGTAA
- the LOC135940729 gene encoding uncharacterized protein LOC135940729, translating to MQDSLLTVIGLSMIAFANIVGGNDNISKDNAGITEEQTEVSDYNYEKKILFVSESMEELFFSGASEVLTLLTNEIGSNLDNFKEAVPNNSYLQRHLRNIIVENGRAMLNISKVHSRLTRQVRKFVVRCCGSSSCSYSSRQNQRRTGFGNGYGFGNNGMGGFSPWNGFQSNSNVNRGSQGFASKAIAMVLPSGVSISCPGCAPGWQQNLNFGHGVGFIPITCPGCPAGWQQMLNMGPGVEFEEETTTVTTTTTVATTVETTTEETTTEETTTEETTTEETTTEAGGTTAAKGGGLGDLIGGFLSG from the exons ATGCAAGATAGCTTGTTGACGGTGATTGGATTATCTATGATT GCATTTGCAAACATTGTTGGTGGAAACGACAATATCTCAAAAGATAATGCTGGAATTACGGAGGAACAG ACTGAAGTTTCAgattataattatgaaaagaAGATACTGTTTGTGTCAGAAAGTATGgaagaattgtttttttctggagCATCCGAAGTTTTAACACTCCTCACCAATGAAATCGGATCCAACTTagacaattttaaagaagCAGTCCCAAACAATTCATATTTACAAAGGCACTTGAGGAATATCATAGTTGAGAATGGCAGAGCAATGCTGAATATTTCCAAAGTCCACA GTCGTTTAACAAGACAAGTTCGCAAATTCGTGGTGCGCTGCTGCGGATCGAGTTCGTGCTCGTACAGTTCGCGACAAAACCAGCGTCGCACCGGCTTTGGAAACGGCTACGGCTTCGGCAACAATGGCATGGGCGGTTTCAGCCCCTGGAACGGCTTCCAGTCCAACTCGAACGTGAACCGGGGCTCTCAGGGTTTCGCGTCCAAGGCCATTGCCATGGTGCTGCCGAGCGGAGTGAGCATTTCTTGCCCCGGCTGTGCCCCTGGCTGGCAGCAGAACCTCAACTTCGGACACGGAGTTGGTTTCATACCTATCACGTGTCCAGGGTGTCCGGCTGGGTGGCAGCAGATGCTCAATATGGGGCCCGGCGTGGAGTTTGAGGAGGAGACCACGACGGTGACGACGACCACCACTGTGGCAACCACTGTGGAAACAACCACAGAAGAAACAACCACGGAAGAAACAACTACTGAAGAGACAACCACGGAAGAGACGACAACAGAGGCAGGAGGAACTACTGCTGCGAAAGGGGGAGGGTTGGGTGACCTCATTGGAGGATTCCTCAGCGGGTGA